A single window of Microbacterium oryzae DNA harbors:
- the alr gene encoding alanine racemase, with protein sequence MREAVIDRAAIVHNVRHLREVAGTREFIAVVKADAYGHGAETAARAALEGGATRLGVAEIPEALALRAVGIDAPIIAWLHDPNEDFVAAAHARLELGVSRIPQLEAIARAGDAAGTGAPRVHLKVETGLGRNGLAPADWADAFAEAARLERDGRLVVEGVFSHLSGTSDADDLDQVGVFEGALAAASAAGLAPAIRHLAATAAAIRLPAARFDAVRVGLGIYGLSPFDDATSADLGLRPVMTLTGRVAAVRRVSEGQGVSYGYVHRTACETTLALVPLGYADGIPRQASDVAPVAIRGERLRVCGRIAMDQFVVEVGDLPVEIGDEVVLFGDPSAGTPAVEEWAEAASTINYEIVTRIGPRVARRVTG encoded by the coding sequence ATGCGCGAGGCCGTCATCGACCGCGCCGCCATCGTCCACAACGTGCGCCACCTGCGGGAGGTCGCCGGCACGCGCGAGTTCATCGCCGTCGTGAAGGCCGACGCCTACGGGCACGGCGCCGAGACCGCCGCCCGCGCAGCGCTCGAGGGCGGTGCGACGCGGCTCGGCGTGGCGGAGATCCCCGAGGCGCTCGCCCTGCGCGCCGTCGGCATCGACGCGCCGATCATCGCCTGGCTGCACGACCCGAACGAGGACTTCGTCGCCGCGGCGCACGCCCGCCTCGAGCTCGGCGTCTCGCGCATCCCGCAGCTCGAGGCGATCGCCCGTGCGGGCGACGCGGCCGGCACCGGCGCGCCGCGTGTGCACCTGAAGGTCGAGACCGGGCTCGGCCGCAACGGGCTCGCCCCCGCGGACTGGGCCGACGCATTCGCCGAAGCCGCACGCCTCGAGCGCGACGGGCGCCTCGTCGTCGAGGGCGTCTTCAGCCACCTGTCCGGCACGAGCGACGCCGACGACCTCGACCAGGTCGGCGTCTTCGAGGGAGCGCTCGCCGCAGCATCGGCGGCGGGCCTGGCCCCGGCCATCCGCCACCTCGCCGCGACTGCGGCGGCCATCCGCCTGCCCGCCGCGCGGTTCGACGCCGTGCGCGTCGGTCTCGGCATCTACGGTCTCTCGCCGTTCGACGACGCGACCTCGGCGGACCTCGGGCTGCGGCCGGTCATGACGCTCACCGGCCGGGTCGCCGCGGTGCGCCGGGTGTCCGAGGGGCAGGGCGTCTCCTACGGATATGTGCACCGGACGGCATGCGAGACGACCCTCGCGCTCGTGCCGCTCGGCTACGCGGATGGCATCCCGCGGCAGGCATCGGATGTCGCGCCGGTGGCCATCCGCGGGGAGCGCCTGCGCGTCTGCGGCCGCATCGCCATGGACCAGTTCGTCGTCGAGGTGGGCGACCTTCCCGTCGAGATCGGCGACGAGGTCGTGCTCTTCGGCGATCCGAGCGCGGGGACGCCGGCGGTCGAGGAGTGGGCGGAGGCCGCGTCCACCATCAACTACGAGATCGTCACGCGCATCGGTCCGCGCGTGGCACGGAGGGTGACGGGATGA
- a CDS encoding holo-ACP synthase produces MIVGIGVDVVDIARFERTLTRTPRLRERLFTPAERPLPLRSLAARYAAKEALIKALGGSEGLTWTEAEVARNGEREAPRFEFTGATADAIAARGVTAVHLSLSHDAGLAVAYVVAEGPDGPGAAATDGPGAAPTDGPAS; encoded by the coding sequence ATGATCGTCGGAATCGGCGTCGACGTGGTCGACATCGCGCGGTTCGAGCGCACCCTCACGCGCACGCCGCGCCTGCGCGAGCGCCTCTTCACGCCCGCCGAGCGGCCGCTGCCGCTCCGGTCGCTGGCCGCGCGGTACGCCGCGAAGGAGGCGCTCATCAAGGCGCTCGGCGGATCCGAGGGCCTCACCTGGACCGAGGCCGAGGTCGCCCGCAACGGCGAACGCGAGGCCCCGCGCTTCGAGTTCACCGGCGCCACCGCCGACGCGATCGCCGCCCGCGGCGTGACCGCCGTGCACCTCTCGCTCTCCCACGACGCCGGCCTCGCCGTCGCGTACGTCGTCGCCGAGGGGCCGGATGGTCCGGGTGCTGCCGCGACGGATGGTCCGGGTGCTGCCCCGACGGATGGCCCCGCCTCGTGA
- the glmS gene encoding glutamine--fructose-6-phosphate transaminase (isomerizing): MCGIVGYVGPRESQDILLSGLARLEYRGYDSAGIAVIDRDGALGMRKKAGKLARLRETLEETPLAAGTTGIGHTRWATHGGPTDENAHPHLADDDKLAVIHNGIIENFSALRAELQAEGYSFRSQTDTEVAAVLLGREYRVAGGDLQAAFRAVVARLEGAFTLLAMHEDHPGLVVGARRNSPLVIGLGEGENFLGSDVAAFVEHTRRALAIGQDQIVAITPEGVTVTDFDGNVVEVEAFEVSWDAAAADKGGWSSFMAKEVAEEPDAVAKTVLGRVHDGQIVIPELDGMDELFQGVSRVIVLACGTAYYAGLVGKYALEQWARIPVDVELAHEFRYRDAIVGPDTLVVSISQSGETMDTLMAVKEAARLGAKTLSICNTQGATIPRESDAIVYTHAGPEVAVASTKAFVAQITALYLLALHVGRVRGALSAEVGVEAIEELEALPEKIQWILDNEQGRIEQLAHWMTDTRSVLFLGRHVGFPIALEGALKLKELSYIHAEGFAAGELKHGPIALIEPGQPVFVMVPSPRDGATLHSKVISNIEEIRARGARVIAVAEEGDAAVLPFADEVLRVPLAAPLFEPVLSVVPLHIFAMGLATAKGLDVDQPRNLAKSVTVE, translated from the coding sequence ATGTGTGGAATCGTCGGATACGTCGGCCCTCGGGAAAGCCAGGACATCCTCCTCTCGGGCCTCGCCCGTCTGGAGTACCGCGGGTATGACTCCGCAGGCATCGCGGTCATCGACCGGGATGGCGCTCTGGGCATGCGCAAGAAGGCGGGCAAGCTCGCTCGTCTGCGCGAGACGCTGGAGGAGACCCCGCTCGCCGCGGGCACGACCGGCATCGGCCACACCCGCTGGGCCACGCACGGCGGCCCGACGGACGAGAACGCGCACCCGCACCTCGCGGATGACGACAAGCTCGCGGTGATCCACAACGGCATCATCGAGAACTTCTCCGCGCTGCGCGCCGAGCTCCAGGCGGAGGGCTACTCCTTCCGCAGCCAGACCGACACCGAGGTCGCGGCCGTGCTGCTGGGCCGCGAGTACCGGGTCGCGGGCGGCGACCTGCAGGCCGCGTTCCGCGCGGTGGTGGCGCGCCTCGAGGGCGCGTTCACGCTGCTCGCCATGCACGAGGACCACCCGGGCCTCGTCGTCGGCGCGCGCCGCAACTCGCCGCTCGTCATCGGGCTGGGCGAGGGGGAGAACTTCCTCGGGTCGGATGTCGCGGCGTTCGTCGAGCACACCCGCCGCGCGCTCGCGATCGGCCAGGACCAGATCGTCGCCATCACGCCGGAGGGCGTGACGGTGACGGACTTCGACGGCAACGTCGTCGAGGTCGAGGCGTTCGAGGTGTCGTGGGATGCCGCCGCCGCCGACAAGGGCGGCTGGTCGAGCTTCATGGCCAAGGAGGTCGCGGAGGAGCCCGACGCCGTCGCGAAGACGGTGCTGGGTCGCGTGCACGACGGGCAGATCGTCATCCCCGAGCTCGACGGCATGGACGAGCTGTTCCAGGGCGTCAGCCGGGTCATCGTCCTCGCCTGCGGCACGGCGTACTACGCGGGCCTCGTCGGCAAGTACGCGCTCGAGCAGTGGGCGCGCATCCCCGTCGATGTCGAGCTCGCGCACGAGTTCCGCTACCGCGACGCGATCGTCGGCCCCGACACGCTGGTGGTGTCCATCAGCCAGTCGGGCGAGACGATGGACACGCTCATGGCGGTCAAGGAGGCCGCGCGCCTCGGCGCGAAGACCCTCTCCATCTGCAACACGCAGGGGGCGACCATCCCGCGCGAGTCGGACGCGATCGTCTACACGCACGCCGGCCCGGAGGTGGCGGTCGCATCGACGAAGGCGTTCGTCGCGCAGATCACCGCGCTCTACCTGCTGGCGCTGCATGTCGGCCGCGTGCGCGGCGCGCTGTCGGCCGAGGTCGGCGTGGAGGCGATCGAGGAGCTCGAGGCGCTGCCGGAGAAGATCCAGTGGATCCTCGACAACGAGCAGGGCCGCATCGAGCAGCTCGCGCACTGGATGACCGACACCCGCTCGGTGCTGTTCCTCGGGCGTCACGTGGGCTTCCCGATCGCGCTCGAGGGTGCGCTGAAGCTCAAGGAGCTGTCGTACATCCACGCGGAGGGCTTCGCCGCCGGCGAGCTGAAGCACGGGCCGATCGCGCTCATCGAGCCCGGTCAGCCGGTGTTCGTCATGGTGCCCTCGCCGCGCGACGGCGCGACGCTGCACTCGAAGGTCATCTCGAACATCGAGGAGATCCGCGCCCGCGGCGCGCGCGTGATCGCGGTGGCGGAGGAGGGCGACGCCGCCGTGCTGCCCTTCGCCGACGAGGTGCTGCGCGTGCCGCTCGCAGCACCGCTGTTCGAGCCGGTGCTCTCGGTCGTGCCGCTGCACATCTTCGCCATGGGCCTCGCCACGGCGAAGGGCCTCGACGTCGACCAGCCCCGCAACCTCGCGAAGTCCGTCACGGTCGAGTGA